A genome region from Alteripontixanthobacter maritimus includes the following:
- the radA gene encoding DNA repair protein RadA — protein MAKPKRKYTCQACGSIAHRWQGQCADCAEWNTLVEDAPATVFSQKHDLSAGGRAVEFVALDAPSEPLKRRPTGLAEFDRALGGGLVPGSAILMGGDPGIGKSTLLLQAAAHVAKAGGNAVYVSGEEASAQVRMRASRLGLADAPIKLAAATSVRDILTTLGGMEPPSLLVIDSIQTMHSDTIEGAPGTVSQVRGCAFELVRYAKETGAAVVLVGHVTKDGSIAGPRVLEHMVDVVMSFEGERSHQYRILRALKNRFGAVDEIGVFAMAGDGLEEVANPSMLFLSGRDMPLAGSAVFPALEGTRPVLVEIQALIVRLQSGATPRRAVVGWDNSRLSMLLAVLESRCGLNFSSAEVYLNVAGGYRLSDPAADLAVAAALVSALADKPLTNKSVWFGEVSLAGEIRPVSHSSLRVREAAKLGFDHGFGPQESDANLPGLNFTGLKQLANLVDRIVTKA, from the coding sequence ATGGCGAAGCCCAAACGCAAATATACATGCCAGGCCTGTGGTTCCATCGCGCATCGCTGGCAGGGGCAATGCGCCGATTGTGCGGAATGGAATACACTGGTCGAGGATGCCCCGGCCACGGTGTTTTCGCAAAAGCACGATTTGTCGGCAGGTGGGCGAGCGGTAGAATTTGTTGCGCTCGACGCGCCGTCCGAACCGCTGAAACGGCGCCCCACCGGGCTCGCTGAATTCGACCGCGCGCTTGGCGGTGGTCTGGTGCCGGGTAGCGCCATCCTGATGGGCGGGGATCCCGGCATCGGGAAATCCACACTGCTGTTGCAGGCGGCTGCGCACGTCGCGAAAGCTGGCGGAAACGCAGTCTATGTCAGCGGGGAGGAAGCTTCGGCGCAGGTGCGGATGCGCGCCTCGCGGCTCGGTCTGGCAGATGCCCCGATCAAACTGGCTGCAGCGACCTCGGTCCGCGACATTCTGACCACATTGGGCGGGATGGAGCCACCGTCGCTGCTCGTCATCGATTCGATCCAGACCATGCATTCCGACACGATCGAAGGCGCGCCGGGCACGGTCAGCCAGGTGCGCGGCTGCGCGTTCGAACTGGTACGCTATGCCAAGGAGACCGGTGCAGCGGTCGTACTGGTCGGTCATGTGACCAAGGACGGCAGCATCGCAGGTCCGCGAGTGCTGGAACATATGGTCGATGTTGTGATGAGCTTCGAAGGAGAGCGCAGCCATCAATACCGAATCCTGCGCGCGCTCAAGAACAGGTTCGGCGCGGTAGATGAGATCGGTGTGTTCGCCATGGCGGGCGACGGGCTGGAGGAGGTGGCAAACCCGTCCATGCTGTTCCTGTCTGGCCGCGACATGCCGCTTGCTGGCAGCGCGGTGTTCCCGGCGCTGGAGGGGACGAGGCCGGTGTTGGTCGAGATACAGGCACTGATCGTGCGCTTGCAATCCGGTGCAACGCCGCGGCGAGCGGTTGTGGGGTGGGACAATTCGAGATTGTCCATGTTGCTGGCGGTACTGGAATCGCGCTGTGGGCTGAACTTTTCCTCGGCCGAAGTCTATTTGAATGTCGCCGGCGGGTACCGGTTGTCCGATCCTGCGGCGGATCTCGCAGTGGCCGCTGCGCTGGTATCGGCTCTGGCGGACAAGCCCCTGACCAATAAGAGCGTTTGGTTCGGCGAAGTCTCTCTGGCCGGTGAAATACGCCCGGTATCGCATAGCTCCCTGAGAGTGCGCGAGGCAGCCAAGCTTGGCTTCGATCATGGGTTTGGCCCGCAGGAAAGCGATGCGAATTTACCCGGACTTAACTTTACTGGCCTCAAGCAACTGGCCAATCTCGTTGACCGCATCGTTACAAAGGCATAG
- the dnaK gene encoding molecular chaperone DnaK, with product MAKVIGIDLGTTNSCVAVMDGGKPKVIENMEGARTTPSVVAFTKDGERLIGQPAKRQAVTNPDNTLFAIKRLIGRPFNDPTTKKDMDLVPYEIVKGKNGDAWVKAGGDEYSPSQVSAFILQKMKETAEAYLGEKVEQAVITVPAYFNDAQRQATKDAGQIAGLDVLRIINEPTAAALAYGLDKNDGKTIAVYDLGGGTFDISILEIGDGVFEVKSTNGDTFLGGEDFDNAIVEHLATAFEKKENMDLRKDKLALQRLKDAAEKAKIELSSAQTTEVNQPFITARMEGGSSTPLHLVETISRSDLEKMVGDLIKRTLEPCKKALKDAGISKDEIDEVIMVGGMTRMPKVREVVKDFFGSEVHTGVNPDEVVAMGAAIQAGVLQGDVKDVLLLDVTPLSLGIETLGGVFTRMIDRNTTIPSKKTQTYSTAEDNQQAVTIKVYQGEREMAQDNKLLGNFDLLGIPSAPRGVPQIEVTFDIDANGIVNVSAKDKGTGKEQTIKIQASGGLNESDIDQMVQDAEKFAEEDKKRRASAEARNQADSLVHATEKQLEEHGDKIDASLKSDVETALAETKTALEGDDPEAINAKSQALTEVAMKMGQSIYEQEQAAGAPGDGDASADASTQDDDVVDAEFSEVTEDDTGADKPADADADAKA from the coding sequence ATGGCAAAAGTTATCGGCATCGACCTCGGCACCACCAACAGCTGTGTGGCCGTTATGGATGGGGGCAAGCCCAAAGTTATCGAAAACATGGAAGGCGCCCGGACCACTCCGTCCGTCGTCGCTTTCACCAAGGATGGCGAGCGCCTGATCGGCCAGCCGGCCAAGCGCCAGGCCGTCACCAACCCGGACAATACGCTGTTCGCGATCAAGCGCTTGATCGGCCGTCCGTTCAACGATCCGACCACCAAGAAGGACATGGACCTCGTTCCGTACGAGATCGTAAAGGGCAAGAACGGCGACGCATGGGTCAAGGCCGGCGGCGATGAATATTCGCCCAGCCAGGTATCCGCCTTCATTCTTCAGAAGATGAAGGAAACGGCCGAGGCTTATCTTGGCGAAAAGGTCGAACAGGCCGTGATTACTGTTCCTGCCTACTTCAATGATGCCCAGCGGCAGGCGACCAAGGATGCTGGCCAGATCGCCGGCCTCGATGTGCTGCGCATCATCAACGAGCCGACTGCGGCCGCGTTGGCTTATGGCCTCGACAAAAACGACGGCAAGACCATTGCCGTTTACGATCTCGGTGGCGGTACGTTCGATATATCCATCCTGGAAATCGGCGATGGCGTGTTCGAAGTGAAGTCGACCAATGGCGACACGTTCCTGGGCGGCGAAGATTTCGATAACGCAATCGTCGAACATCTCGCTACCGCCTTCGAAAAGAAGGAGAACATGGACCTTCGCAAGGACAAGCTGGCTCTCCAGCGGCTCAAGGATGCCGCCGAAAAGGCCAAGATCGAACTGTCCAGCGCGCAGACCACAGAAGTCAACCAGCCGTTCATTACCGCGCGCATGGAAGGGGGCAGTTCCACCCCATTGCACCTGGTCGAAACGATCAGCCGTTCCGACCTTGAAAAGATGGTCGGCGATCTGATTAAGCGCACACTCGAACCATGCAAAAAAGCGTTGAAGGACGCCGGTATCAGCAAGGATGAGATCGACGAAGTCATCATGGTGGGCGGGATGACCCGCATGCCCAAGGTGCGCGAAGTCGTGAAGGATTTCTTCGGCAGCGAAGTGCACACCGGCGTGAACCCGGATGAGGTCGTCGCCATGGGTGCGGCCATTCAGGCCGGTGTTTTGCAGGGCGACGTCAAGGACGTGCTGCTGCTCGACGTGACGCCTTTGTCGCTCGGTATCGAGACGCTGGGCGGCGTATTTACCCGCATGATCGACCGCAACACGACGATCCCATCCAAGAAGACTCAGACCTACTCGACCGCTGAAGACAACCAGCAGGCGGTTACGATCAAGGTCTATCAGGGCGAGCGCGAAATGGCGCAGGACAACAAGCTGCTCGGCAATTTCGATCTGCTCGGAATTCCATCCGCTCCGCGCGGCGTCCCGCAGATCGAAGTGACCTTCGACATTGACGCCAACGGCATCGTGAACGTGTCCGCCAAGGACAAGGGCACGGGCAAGGAACAGACGATCAAGATTCAGGCATCGGGCGGTCTCAATGAATCCGACATCGACCAGATGGTTCAGGATGCGGAGAAGTTTGCCGAAGAAGACAAGAAGCGCCGTGCCAGCGCCGAAGCTCGCAATCAGGCCGACAGTCTGGTTCATGCGACCGAGAAGCAGCTGGAAGAACATGGCGACAAGATCGACGCCAGCCTGAAGTCCGACGTGGAAACCGCTTTGGCGGAAACCAAGACCGCTTTGGAAGGCGACGATCCCGAAGCCATCAACGCAAAGTCTCAAGCTTTGACCGAAGTAGCCATGAAGATGGGCCAATCGATCTACGAGCAGGAACAGGCAGCCGGCGCTCCGGGTGACGGCGATGCTTCGGCCGACGCCTCGACGCAGGATGACGATGTAGTCGACGCCGAGTTTTCGGAAGTTACCGAAGACGATACCGGTGCCGATAAACCTGCCGACGCTGACGCCGACGCCAAGGCTTAA
- a CDS encoding MBL fold metallo-hydrolase produces MRLNPTVLLAPLFLGLLAAPAIAQRNFDDVEITAEEVAPGISVLFGAGGNIGVSHGPDGTVLIDDQFAELSDKIEAAVAELGAAPVSYLINTHWHGDHTGGNEAFGRNGALIFAHENVRQRLANGRGGSRPIPPAPKAALPVVTFGQGLSMHLNGDDVRIIFTGGGHTDGDSVVYWEKADVIHMGDLYFKIPGYPYMDMDSGGNVLNAMNSLGTVIRMIGDDTRVIPGHGPMSNKAELVAYRAMIGQAVDRVRALKDDGKTLEEVVAAKPLTDFNRGEGFVGPDQFVTSIYNSLKTGNP; encoded by the coding sequence ATGCGTCTCAACCCAACTGTCCTTCTAGCTCCTCTCTTCCTGGGCTTGCTTGCCGCGCCCGCGATCGCCCAGCGCAATTTCGACGATGTCGAAATTACCGCCGAAGAGGTCGCGCCCGGAATTTCGGTGCTGTTCGGCGCTGGTGGCAATATCGGCGTAAGCCATGGTCCCGACGGCACTGTCCTGATCGACGACCAGTTTGCCGAACTATCGGACAAGATCGAAGCGGCGGTCGCCGAGCTGGGGGCAGCGCCCGTCAGCTATCTGATCAACACCCATTGGCACGGGGATCATACCGGCGGGAACGAAGCCTTTGGCCGCAACGGCGCGCTTATCTTCGCACACGAGAACGTTCGGCAGCGACTTGCCAATGGGCGCGGCGGCTCACGGCCGATCCCACCCGCTCCCAAGGCTGCGCTGCCGGTCGTCACATTCGGCCAGGGTTTGTCGATGCACCTCAACGGGGACGATGTGCGGATCATTTTTACAGGCGGCGGGCACACCGACGGCGACAGCGTGGTCTATTGGGAGAAAGCCGACGTCATCCATATGGGCGACCTGTATTTCAAGATCCCCGGCTACCCATATATGGACATGGATTCTGGCGGCAACGTCTTGAACGCCATGAACTCGCTCGGTACGGTCATCCGCATGATCGGGGACGATACCAGAGTGATCCCCGGTCATGGTCCGATGTCGAACAAGGCGGAACTGGTCGCCTATCGCGCCATGATAGGACAAGCGGTAGACCGCGTGCGCGCGCTGAAGGATGACGGCAAGACGCTTGAAGAAGTGGTCGCCGCCAAACCGCTGACGGACTTTAACCGGGGGGAGGGCTTTGTCGGACCGGACCAGTTCGTAACCTCGATCTACAACAGCTTGAAAACCGGCAACCCGTAA
- a CDS encoding CvpA family protein codes for MTGFDIIVLAIVGLAAIGGFMRGFVQETLSLAAWILAVFAIHYLHTPLYDWLVGAVGTEPGAAILAFVLLLLIPYAAMKVIVRWTGETPENPVLGPFDRVLGFGFGMVKGAIVVVCAFALLVLGFDSAWGVAGRPTWIQTARTYPLVNAGANQLVDLIGQRRANLRSAEAETDGQ; via the coding sequence ATGACGGGCTTTGACATTATCGTGTTGGCGATTGTCGGATTGGCGGCGATCGGCGGTTTCATGCGCGGCTTCGTGCAGGAAACGCTGTCACTGGCCGCGTGGATCCTGGCAGTGTTCGCCATCCATTATCTTCACACACCACTTTATGATTGGTTGGTAGGCGCCGTCGGGACGGAACCCGGGGCGGCGATCCTCGCCTTTGTGCTGCTGTTGTTGATACCATATGCGGCCATGAAGGTAATTGTGCGGTGGACCGGTGAGACGCCGGAGAACCCGGTGCTCGGGCCGTTTGACCGTGTTCTCGGCTTCGGCTTCGGCATGGTGAAGGGCGCTATCGTGGTGGTATGCGCGTTCGCACTACTCGTGCTGGGTTTCGATAGTGCTTGGGGCGTGGCGGGGCGGCCGACATGGATCCAAACCGCACGCACGTATCCATTGGTGAATGCGGGCGCGAACCAGTTGGTCGATCTAATCGGGCAGCGGCGGGCAAACCTGCGCAGTGCAGAAGCGGAAACAGACGGCCAGTGA
- a CDS encoding iron-sulfur cluster assembly scaffold protein translates to MTASSGVLYTPEILGLAVSLAAFPYDDNASLKGSERSRTCGSRIAFSCEAAADGAIESPGIAVSACAIGQAAAAIFVTDAAGRTPADLLRALKSIERWLRHPDAATVTPPDLPGLQVLAPAAAFPARHDAIILPWRAGLAALSIIGAAG, encoded by the coding sequence GTGACCGCGTCGTCCGGTGTGCTGTATACTCCTGAAATTCTGGGACTCGCCGTATCGCTGGCAGCCTTTCCCTATGACGATAATGCCAGCCTGAAAGGAAGCGAACGGTCGCGCACTTGCGGCAGCCGGATCGCTTTTTCTTGCGAAGCTGCGGCTGACGGCGCGATAGAATCGCCAGGTATCGCGGTTTCGGCATGTGCCATCGGGCAGGCGGCGGCAGCGATCTTCGTTACTGATGCTGCGGGGCGCACCCCAGCTGATTTGCTGCGAGCTTTGAAATCGATCGAGCGTTGGCTTCGGCACCCCGATGCTGCAACTGTAACACCACCGGACTTGCCAGGCCTGCAGGTGCTGGCCCCGGCCGCCGCCTTTCCCGCCCGGCACGACGCCATCATCTTGCCGTGGAGGGCAGGACTTGCAGCGCTTTCCATCATCGGAGCCGCGGGTTAA
- the dnaJ gene encoding molecular chaperone DnaJ yields the protein MSTETDYYELLTVSRDADAASIKSAYRKLAMKWHPDRNPGDAAAEAKFKSISSAYECLKDPQKRAAYDRYGHAAFEQGMNGGGFGGGGQQGFSDIGDIFETIFGGGFASGGGGGQQRARRGADLRYDMEIGLDEAFHGKETQIEIEVSQTCDTCDGSGSKPGTGTRACNLCRGHGKVRAKQGFFVVERPCPNCDGRGEVIEHVCGDCRGEGRVDLPQTLDVEIPPGVDTGTRIRLSGKGEAGPRGAPSGDLYIFVHVREHDVFQREGTTLGTRVPISFTTAALGGSVDIPDLSGSTNTVDIPAGIQSGRQLRVRGAGMPVLQGRGRGDLVVEIAVETPTKLSKAQKDLLAQFRDTETGAECPESQGFFDKLKGAFAG from the coding sequence ATGTCTACCGAAACCGATTATTACGAACTCCTCACCGTTTCGCGCGATGCGGATGCAGCGTCTATCAAATCCGCCTATCGAAAGCTGGCAATGAAGTGGCACCCGGATCGCAACCCTGGCGATGCTGCTGCGGAAGCGAAGTTCAAATCCATATCCTCTGCTTACGAGTGCCTGAAGGACCCGCAGAAGCGCGCGGCCTATGATCGGTACGGCCACGCCGCATTCGAGCAGGGCATGAATGGCGGCGGCTTCGGAGGCGGCGGGCAGCAGGGCTTCAGCGACATCGGAGATATCTTCGAAACCATTTTCGGTGGTGGATTTGCTAGCGGCGGCGGTGGCGGGCAACAGCGCGCGCGCCGCGGTGCAGATTTGCGCTACGATATGGAGATCGGCCTGGACGAAGCATTCCACGGCAAGGAAACCCAGATCGAGATCGAAGTCAGCCAGACCTGCGACACTTGCGACGGGTCGGGCAGCAAACCGGGCACCGGCACCCGCGCCTGCAACTTGTGCCGCGGTCACGGCAAGGTGCGGGCCAAACAGGGGTTTTTCGTGGTCGAGCGACCATGCCCCAATTGCGATGGTCGCGGCGAAGTTATCGAACATGTCTGCGGCGATTGTCGGGGGGAGGGCAGGGTGGACTTGCCGCAAACCCTCGACGTCGAAATCCCGCCTGGCGTCGATACCGGTACGCGCATCCGCCTGTCCGGCAAGGGCGAAGCGGGGCCGCGCGGCGCGCCTTCGGGCGACCTTTATATTTTCGTGCACGTCCGCGAACACGATGTGTTCCAGCGCGAAGGCACCACCCTCGGTACACGCGTACCCATCAGCTTTACCACGGCAGCACTTGGCGGATCGGTGGATATTCCGGATCTGTCCGGCTCCACCAACACGGTGGACATTCCCGCCGGGATCCAGTCCGGCCGGCAATTACGTGTGCGCGGCGCGGGTATGCCCGTTTTGCAAGGGCGCGGACGCGGCGACCTAGTTGTGGAGATCGCGGTCGAGACACCAACCAAGCTCAGCAAGGCGCAAAAGGATTTGCTCGCCCAATTCCGCGATACGGAAACAGGTGCCGAATGCCCCGAAAGCCAGGGTTTCTTCGACAAGCTGAAAGGCGCGTTTGCCGGATAG
- a CDS encoding patatin-like protein: protein MRQKELRIALVCYGGVSLAVYMHGVTKELWHLARASRDYHGGLAGSERPAASMVYSDILQRFEDECDLRLRVLPDILTGASAGGINAVFLAQAVHSGQSLDPLTDLWLDLADVEELTHPDARPMWRFAKFWAQPIASWLLRRPGNAVSDSVAPETRAEVRRKVSRLVRGRWFSPPFSGGGFARLLARALDAMKATPDGAPLLPPGHTIDLMVTTTDFRGHPEVLELNSPPRVLESEHRLPVNFRSKVPAAEGHELADPLELTFAARATASFPGAFPPMQIAEIDSLAFTTGREWGGREAFLQRIMPVHVRRQTLDTVALIDGSVLVNAPFASAIEALPARTAQREVDRRFVYIDPRPDRNEPDDEPARPIGFFRAIFGSLSTIPREQPIRDNLEVLEKQSHEARRLQRIMQAMRPDVERSVDKLFGRTLFLDKPTTKRLANWRNRAQQAAATSAGFAFHPYAQAKFTAIVEGFARTIRNAAPALADLPQGAVAARLHNELATRGLTTLADPSGGASEEAVAFFRAHDVNFRVRRLQSIVRRLSREWEADPDLDDEAVDTARTAIHRILAIYHKRSDNTVLGDDFAAIAETVLDDPAGVLEALGERRRLIEADTEAEEKFAAALEAMPRELRRRALLAYLGFPFYDVATLPLLRSEGLTEFDPVKVDRISPDDATSIREGGTNATLRGIEFYNFGAFFSRAYRENDYLWGRLHGAERMIDLLVSTVPDGVSRDQVQDFKRAAFQAILDEEEPRLRANPGLVGRLRREMTERMGPMPA from the coding sequence ATGCGCCAAAAAGAACTCCGCATTGCCCTCGTTTGCTATGGCGGCGTCAGTCTCGCGGTATACATGCATGGCGTCACGAAGGAATTGTGGCATCTAGCCCGCGCTAGCCGCGACTATCATGGAGGGTTAGCCGGGTCAGAAAGACCAGCTGCATCAATGGTCTATAGCGATATCCTCCAGCGATTCGAGGATGAATGCGATCTTCGCCTTCGCGTGCTTCCCGACATTCTGACCGGTGCCAGCGCGGGCGGTATCAACGCGGTGTTCCTAGCGCAGGCAGTGCATTCGGGCCAATCGCTCGATCCATTGACCGATTTGTGGCTCGACCTCGCCGATGTCGAGGAGCTGACCCATCCTGATGCGCGGCCGATGTGGCGTTTCGCGAAGTTCTGGGCGCAACCGATAGCGTCATGGCTGCTTCGGCGTCCCGGCAATGCGGTGAGTGACAGCGTGGCGCCGGAAACCCGCGCCGAAGTCCGGCGCAAGGTCTCACGCCTCGTGCGCGGTCGATGGTTCAGCCCGCCCTTTTCGGGCGGAGGATTTGCAAGGCTGCTGGCGCGGGCACTAGACGCGATGAAGGCAACTCCCGACGGTGCACCGCTGCTTCCGCCCGGCCATACGATCGACCTGATGGTGACGACAACCGACTTTCGCGGGCATCCCGAAGTGCTGGAATTGAACAGCCCGCCACGTGTGCTGGAAAGCGAACACCGCCTGCCAGTGAATTTTCGCAGCAAGGTGCCGGCGGCGGAGGGGCATGAACTGGCCGACCCGCTGGAACTGACCTTCGCCGCACGCGCCACGGCTAGCTTTCCTGGGGCTTTTCCCCCGATGCAGATTGCCGAGATCGACAGCCTTGCCTTCACCACGGGGCGAGAATGGGGTGGCCGCGAAGCTTTCCTGCAGCGCATCATGCCGGTTCATGTCCGCCGCCAGACGCTGGACACTGTGGCGTTGATCGACGGGTCGGTGCTGGTCAACGCACCCTTCGCCAGCGCGATCGAAGCTCTCCCGGCCCGCACTGCTCAGCGCGAGGTAGACCGGCGCTTCGTCTATATCGACCCGCGCCCGGACCGGAACGAACCGGATGACGAACCCGCCCGGCCAATCGGGTTTTTCCGCGCAATCTTCGGGTCGCTGTCCACAATCCCGCGCGAACAACCGATCCGCGACAATCTGGAAGTGCTGGAGAAACAATCGCATGAGGCACGCCGTTTGCAGCGGATCATGCAGGCGATGCGGCCCGATGTCGAACGATCGGTCGACAAGCTGTTCGGGCGTACCCTGTTCCTGGACAAGCCCACCACCAAACGGCTTGCCAACTGGCGCAATCGTGCGCAGCAGGCGGCCGCTACCAGCGCTGGCTTCGCCTTCCACCCCTATGCGCAGGCCAAGTTCACCGCAATCGTGGAAGGCTTCGCGCGCACTATTCGCAATGCTGCCCCTGCACTCGCCGACTTGCCGCAAGGTGCGGTGGCGGCGCGGTTGCATAACGAACTTGCCACACGCGGCCTTACCACCCTGGCCGACCCGTCCGGCGGAGCAAGCGAGGAAGCTGTCGCATTTTTCCGTGCGCATGACGTCAACTTCCGCGTCAGGCGCCTGCAATCCATCGTCCGACGCCTGTCACGGGAATGGGAGGCAGATCCGGACCTGGATGACGAGGCGGTGGATACGGCCCGCACCGCCATTCATCGCATCTTGGCGATCTATCACAAACGCAGCGACAACACGGTGCTGGGTGATGATTTTGCCGCCATTGCGGAAACGGTTCTGGACGACCCCGCGGGGGTTCTGGAAGCACTTGGCGAACGTCGCCGTCTGATCGAAGCCGATACCGAGGCCGAGGAGAAATTTGCGGCGGCGCTGGAAGCCATGCCCCGCGAACTCCGCCGCCGCGCCCTGCTCGCCTATCTCGGCTTCCCATTCTACGACGTAGCCACTCTTCCTTTACTCAGGAGCGAGGGCCTGACGGAGTTCGATCCGGTGAAGGTGGACCGGATATCGCCCGACGATGCCACATCGATCCGCGAAGGCGGCACCAATGCGACACTACGCGGAATCGAATTCTACAATTTCGGCGCGTTTTTCAGCCGGGCCTATCGCGAAAACGACTATCTGTGGGGGCGTTTGCACGGTGCCGAACGAATGATCGACCTGCTGGTTTCGACAGTGCCGGACGGTGTGTCGCGCGATCAGGTGCAAGATTTCAAGCGCGCCGCCTTCCAGGCTATCCTAGACGAAGAGGAGCCGCGCCTGCGCGCCAATCCCGGGCTCGTCGGGAGACTGCGCCGGGAAATGACCGAACGGATGGGACCGATGCCCGCCTGA
- a CDS encoding MFS transporter has protein sequence MNDAVKPNIKPYHEPSEKEVRLVIAASSAGTVFEWYDFFIYGTLASLIGAAFFPSGNETLQILLVWAGFAVGFGFRPLGAILFGYLGDRLGRKYTFLVTVTLMGIATAGVGMIPSAATIGLAAPVIVIAFRILQGLALGGEYGGAAIYVAEHAPPEKRGYYTSFIQASVVGGFVLSIAVVLACRALIPADDFAEWGWRLPFLLSIVLLIISLWMRLKLSESPVFRAMKEAGETAANPFKESFTYPGNKKRIFVALFGITGVLTTIWYTAFFSGLSFLRRDMRMEELSVELILFAAGLLSMGMYVIVGRWSDRVGRKKPIIIGALLALVLLFPVFWAMGSLANPGLAAAARDNPVMVTGQECSTDPFAELFDREQSECGRILESLTASGVAYDVAEGDTLAVTVGDSAVAIAPEWMADGTARREGLQAALAGNGFDFSRQTPSSPAVLGILALLLVLGGLSALTYGSVAALLAEMFPPQIRYSSMSIPYHIGAGYLGGFLPLISGFIVARTGDVYAGLWYTWVVVAFGVIVAWWGLPDGPPRDFDDRG, from the coding sequence ATGAACGACGCTGTAAAACCGAACATCAAACCGTATCACGAACCTAGCGAAAAGGAGGTTCGCCTGGTCATTGCGGCCTCCAGCGCAGGCACGGTGTTCGAGTGGTATGACTTCTTCATCTATGGGACATTGGCGAGCCTGATCGGAGCCGCATTCTTCCCCAGCGGCAACGAAACACTGCAGATCCTGCTTGTCTGGGCCGGCTTCGCGGTCGGCTTTGGATTTCGTCCATTGGGAGCAATCCTGTTCGGTTATCTTGGAGACCGGTTGGGGCGGAAGTACACGTTCCTCGTCACGGTGACGCTGATGGGAATAGCGACTGCCGGGGTAGGCATGATACCTAGCGCTGCAACCATCGGCCTGGCTGCGCCCGTCATCGTGATTGCTTTCCGCATCCTGCAGGGTCTGGCTCTTGGCGGGGAATATGGCGGAGCCGCGATCTATGTCGCCGAACATGCGCCGCCTGAAAAGCGCGGTTATTATACCAGCTTCATCCAGGCGAGCGTGGTCGGCGGTTTTGTCTTGTCGATCGCCGTAGTGCTGGCCTGCCGGGCACTGATCCCTGCCGACGACTTCGCCGAATGGGGTTGGCGCCTGCCGTTCCTGCTTTCCATCGTCCTGCTGATAATTTCGCTTTGGATGCGGCTGAAACTTTCCGAAAGTCCGGTGTTCCGCGCCATGAAGGAGGCGGGGGAGACAGCCGCCAACCCGTTCAAGGAAAGCTTCACCTACCCCGGCAACAAGAAGCGCATTTTCGTGGCTTTGTTCGGCATCACGGGCGTGCTGACCACCATCTGGTACACCGCGTTCTTCAGCGGGTTGTCGTTCCTGCGGCGCGACATGCGGATGGAGGAACTGTCGGTCGAACTAATCCTGTTTGCAGCCGGTCTGCTGTCGATGGGGATGTATGTGATCGTGGGCCGCTGGTCGGACAGGGTGGGGCGCAAAAAGCCGATTATTATCGGCGCGCTGCTGGCGCTGGTCCTGCTGTTTCCGGTGTTCTGGGCGATGGGCAGCCTTGCCAACCCCGGCCTGGCCGCTGCCGCGCGCGATAATCCTGTGATGGTGACCGGGCAGGAATGCTCGACCGATCCGTTCGCGGAACTGTTCGACCGCGAACAGAGTGAGTGCGGACGTATCCTCGAAAGTCTGACTGCAAGCGGCGTTGCGTATGACGTGGCCGAGGGCGATACGCTGGCAGTGACAGTGGGTGACAGTGCGGTAGCGATCGCACCGGAGTGGATGGCGGACGGCACCGCGCGCCGTGAAGGGTTGCAGGCGGCTCTCGCCGGCAATGGTTTCGACTTTTCCCGCCAGACCCCGTCGTCACCCGCCGTGCTCGGCATTCTTGCGTTGCTGCTGGTGCTAGGCGGTTTGTCCGCGCTGACCTACGGGTCGGTCGCGGCTCTTCTGGCGGAGATGTTCCCACCGCAAATCCGCTACAGCTCGATGTCGATTCCGTATCACATCGGCGCCGGCTATCTGGGCGGTTTCCTGCCGCTGATTTCCGGATTTATCGTAGCGCGGACGGGCGATGTGTATGCGGGGTTATGGTATACCTGGGTGGTGGTAGCGTTCGGAGTAATCGTGGCCTGGTGGGGCCTGCCGGACGGGCCGCCGCGCGATTTTGACGACCGTGGCTGA